Within Micromonospora parathelypteridis, the genomic segment CCTCCCGCGGTGCCGCGCCCGGGTCCGGGCCGCGCACGTCGTCCGGCGGCGCGCTGGCCTCCGCGGTACGCGCAGCGCCCGGTGACCGTCGCGGTCGACCGGCTGTCCTGTCGTCGGTGCCTGGATCCTCCCCCACCCCGACATCATCACCGCTAGCCGCGCCCGGCGGGCCCACAACGCCACCCCGGGCGTGTCGAGCCTCCACCTCCCGCCGATCTTGCACTAACTGCCCGGACACAAGCCGCGTTGCGGGACGTTCCGGGGGCCGAAAGTGCAAGATCGCGGGGAAGTGGGGGTCAGGTCATGTTGGCGAGGAACTCGCTGTAGAACAGGCCCAGGGCGATGGCCACGCCGATGCCGGCGATGATCCAGAAGCGCACCACGATGTTGACCTCGCTCCAGCCGGCCAACTCGAAGTGGTGCTGCAGGGGCGACATTCGGAACACCCGTTTACCGGTGGTCTTGAAGGAGATGATCTGGATCACCACGGACATCGTGATGATCACGAAGAGCCCGCCGATGATCGGCAGCAGCAGGATGGTGCGGGTGGACATCGCCATGCCGGCGATCAGGCCGCCCAGCCCCAGGGCCCCGGTGTCGCCCATGAAGATCCGCGCCGGGGACGTGTTCCACCAGAGGAAGCCCACACAGGCCCCGGCCGCCGCTCCGGCTATCAGCGCGATCTCCAACGGGTCGCGGACCTCGTAGCAGTACGGCTGCGTGTAGCTCGGGTCGGCGCACCAGTGCCGGTACTGCCAGAACGCGATCAACGCGTACGCGGCGAGCACCATCACCGACGCGCCGGTGGCCAGGCCGTCCAGGCCATCGGTGAGGTTGACCCCGTTGGTCGCAGCCATCACCACGAAGATGAAGATGATCACCGCGCCGACCTTGCTGACCTCCAGGACGTCGATGTCCCGGATGAAGCTCAGCGTGGTGCTGCCCACCGTCTCGGTGTTGGTCGCCAGGCCCCTCGCGTCGGTCATCGTGCTCGGGAAGTACAGCGCGATCACGCCGAAGACCGCGCCGACCAGGATCTGACCGAGCAGCTTGCCGCGCTTGTTCAGCCCGGCGCTGTTGCGCTTGCGCACCTTGAGGAAGTCGTCGAGGA encodes:
- the mraY gene encoding phospho-N-acetylmuramoyl-pentapeptide-transferase, whose translation is MRAVIVAVGVAFIVSLFCTPIAIKVFTRLKAGQPIRSDGPAMHQGKKGTPTMGGVVFILATVIAYVAGHLALTTLPDQQIAQVEPTITALVLLGLMVFSGAVGFLDDFLKVRKRNSAGLNKRGKLLGQILVGAVFGVIALYFPSTMTDARGLATNTETVGSTTLSFIRDIDVLEVSKVGAVIIFIFVVMAATNGVNLTDGLDGLATGASVMVLAAYALIAFWQYRHWCADPSYTQPYCYEVRDPLEIALIAGAAAGACVGFLWWNTSPARIFMGDTGALGLGGLIAGMAMSTRTILLLPIIGGLFVIITMSVVIQIISFKTTGKRVFRMSPLQHHFELAGWSEVNIVVRFWIIAGIGVAIALGLFYSEFLANMT